TCTTTGAAAGAGTAACTGTCTGAcaaggatatatttttttaatgcaattcaCCTTTCCCTTTTGTAGCTGGGCTGGATGCCTTCACAAAGTTTCTGAAAACTGAGTTCAGTGAGGAGAACATTGAATTCTGGATAGCCTGCGAGGAttacaagaaaagcaaaagtgcACATGAACTTCTGCCAAAAGCCAAGACCATTTTTGAAACATTCATACAGAAAGATGCTCCAAAAGAGGTAAAGACCTTTCTCATTATACATAGTGTTTGATTGACACAACTGCATCTGGTGAAACTTTCTTTTGAGAAGTGCATGCCCAGAAGCAGCTTCAAGAGCTAATCCTGCAGTCCCCTGATATAAGAAGACTTTCATAAAAGTCAAAACTCTGGAAGGAGCATGGACTTGTCTTGACTGactccctctctcttttccacCTCTCCACCTCCAATTGTATATCCCTGGTGTGTTACTGTCAGCACCAAACGATGTTGATATGACAATCCTCACCAACGCTAAGGCCTTTTCTTAATATCCCAAGAATGAAAAAAGTTTTCATATTTCCAACTTACTCATTTTACTGGAGTTTATGAAGGGTTCataaatgaacaaaagaaataattttttgcctGCCCTAAAAAGGAGATGAACAGGTTGGGAGATCAtcaaatttcagtgaaatcacAAGCAGCCTCTTGAATAGGTCTTTTTGACttacattttcctttaattctaTCACATTTGAGTAGATCaatagctgtatttttttatttgccagAATAGGAGAAGTTAAACACTAACTTCTGCTTCCTTGTAATGAGGGTGAAAAAGGTGCAATTCTCATTTTAGTGAAACAATTGCAAAATGGTGCAGTTTCCACCTGCAATTCCCATAGATTGCATTAGGATTCAGATCTGCTTTTCCTAGGAAATGCCTACTTTTAAGGACTTATGTccctttccattcctttccctgctgtgtgCCTTTGGGGAGAAGCAGCCCTGGACAGGCAACAAGTGCTGACACTGTCAATGCTTGAGACTGATTGAAGCAAAGAGATGAGCAGGAGAAAGCTGAGGagaggacagggcagggaagtCATAGTAACATaacaatttctttctctgccattCTTGAGTTTGGTGCAGGCAGGGTGGATGCTCTGTTTCACCATGGACACTTGGCTTTGGTGTGACTTCCTCCCTTGGGTTCAGCTGAAACCACATAGCTCTGGAGCTTGCACATCTCCTCTGACTCCTTGTCCAGCAGAACTCTTTTACACAAATTTCTGAGCCCACAGTTTGATGGGATCATAAAATTTTGGATGAGTGGACCCTTCTCTGATCACTAATTGCCCTTCAGCTCTTAGATCTAGACTATTTGTTCCAACTAGTTGTATGGAAATGACAGGAGCCTctcagggaggaaaagaaaaacatgataGAAGTCACTTTTTGATTGGGtcatcaatttttaaaatatattctgtcttatttttcaaaataacgTGCTTGAACCAGTGCCTGTCACTTCATTAAAATTCTTATACTATTAAACATTTCCCAGGGtgaatgcagcagcacatggagTAAATAGTAATTTTGATACACTTTCCCAATCTAAAGCCTCCAGAGAcccatttaaattaaaaaagaaattagaattttttcaCCTTCCTACTACACAAAGTACACAGAAACCAGAAATTTTAACTATTCACTAATGTCATCTGATTAGAACAAGTTCTACTTTAATCCTAcatgagagcagcagagatctgTAATAGTCCGGTATTGCAAAGCTGGGAAGCTGTGACTATACAGTGTTCACTGTTAGAAAGTTACTTTTAATCAAATATCagagtttttcttctgttttcccagtttttcatGGTACCAATGATACATTTGTGGAGACTTTCTGAGAGCCACCACTGAAGGTGAACACATTAATGCTGTGGTGTTAATATCCTGTTGTATGGGGGATTCAAGGTCCTCCTCATGCCTTGAGAGGCTactagaacagaggctgggcagagttaaaggaataaaacagagatttattaaaggccttcacAGGATACACTTTGGGCAGTACAAGATCCAGCTGTGGCTACATCCAATATGGACGACAAATCACaagttttgacatttttatgttttggtccatttccatcttggggttaattgtccaattccagctccaggttatgcagtcccatcctcccagtttACTCTCCTCAATTCTCTGTTGTTCgcactttttgggcctgaagctgcagtggtgcccttggttctggggctggaaaaggattgttctgtgggaCTGAGTTGTGAGGAGAACCTGCAAACACTtaatatgaagttcagagttataaACTAATGCAGTACAGGAAAATATGAAGGCTCAAACTTAAGGCTTCACTCTTATCAGAAAAGTCTTTTCCCAGTGTACAGTATCAGTGCTGTAGATAATAACACTGGATATGCATGAATGTACATTAAACAAATACCCTTTTCCTTGTCCTCCAGGTGAATCTGGACTTTCACACCAAGGAAGTCACAAGCCAGAGCATGGGGCAGCCCCTGCGCAGCACCTTCGACGCGGCGCAGAGCACGGTGTACCGGCTGATGGAGCAGGACAGCTACCCGCGCTTCCTGCGCTCCGCCGCCTACCTGGGCCTGCTGCAGGGCCGGCCCGCGGCccgcgccccgctccgccgccgctcc
This Camarhynchus parvulus chromosome 8, STF_HiC, whole genome shotgun sequence DNA region includes the following protein-coding sequences:
- the LOC115906317 gene encoding regulator of G-protein signaling 18-like isoform X1 is translated as MENPLLLFPQLNISASKDKPYYKVMKSAVKEEPNKASKPGAKQKRNRLSLLLQKPEFHESDHLGKPGNLTKAASSVSPEEAVKWGESFDKLLSEKAGLDAFTKFLKTEFSEENIEFWIACEDYKKSKSAHELLPKAKTIFETFIQKDAPKEVNLDFHTKEVTSQSMGQPLRSTFDAAQSTVYRLMEQDSYPRFLRSAAYLGLLQGRPAARAPLRRRSRSFTVSDFQGVRPDLTVW
- the LOC115906317 gene encoding regulator of G-protein signaling 18-like isoform X2, yielding MENPLLLFPQLNISASKDKPYYKVMKSAVKEEPNKASKPGAKQKRNRLSLLLQKPEFHESDHLGKPGNLTKAASVSPEEAVKWGESFDKLLSEKAGLDAFTKFLKTEFSEENIEFWIACEDYKKSKSAHELLPKAKTIFETFIQKDAPKEVNLDFHTKEVTSQSMGQPLRSTFDAAQSTVYRLMEQDSYPRFLRSAAYLGLLQGRPAARAPLRRRSRSFTVSDFQGVRPDLTVW